One Polaribacter reichenbachii genomic window, TATATAGATCAAGAAGGTGTTGTACCTAACTCAAAACAAGAAACAACAAGAGCTTTAATTAATACAAGTTATAAAATAAGCGACAAATTTGAAATTTTTGGTAATTTAAATTACGAAAGCAGAGGACGTTTAAATAATCCAGACCAAAACTATGGTAATTTAGGCTCGAACTTTAACCAATGGTGGCAAAGACAATTAGATTTTAGCAAATTAAGAGAATACGAACTTAATGGACAAGTATATTCTTGGAATATAAAAGGCGTAAGAGATACTGCACCTCTATATTGGGATATGCCTTATTTTGAATCTTATGAAAACATAAGAAATGATGACAAAACATCTTTCTTTGGAAAAATTGGAGGAACATATACCTTTAACGATAAGTTAAGTGTTTTGGTTGAAGGACGTAGCACTTTTAACTCATATTTTAGTGATGATAGAGGTACAACCAAAAGTCAACTAGTAACACCTTTTTACACAGAATACACATCTAGAAGAAAAAGAAATGAAGTTTTTGGTATGTTAACATATACAGACGAATATTTAAATGGCAACATTGATATAACTGCTAATATTGGTGCAGAAACAACAGATTATTTTTTTAGAAGTATAGATTCTGATACTTCAGGAGGATTAACTATTCCTGATTTTTACAACTTAGCAGGTTCTAAAGATGCTGTTACCACAACTTCATATACTTCTGAATGGAAATCAAGAGGACTATTTACAAAAGTCTCATTAGGCTATAAAGATTTAGCTTATTTAGATGGCTCATATAGATTTGACTGGAGATCAACTGCAAACCCAGATAACAACAGAGTAGACACTTACGGAGTTTCTGGTAGTTTCTTAGCCCACAAAATAATACCCAAAAATGATATATTAACTTTCGCAAAAGCAAGAGTAGGTATTTCTACTTCTCCATTATTTCCAACTGTTTATCAAATCTCTGCTGTTTACGATGTTTCTGATCCTTTATATCAAGGCGAAGGAACAATGCTGGTAGATGACACACAAGCTAACTCTGAACTAACAGGAGGATTAAGAGAAGAAATGGAAATTGGTACAGAATTAAATTTATTTAATAATAGAATTTCATTAGACTTTACATATTTTAATAGAAAAGACAAAGAAATACCAGTAAGTGTAGACTTAGACGGCGCTACTGGATACTCAAATACTTACGTTAACGCAGGACAAACTACATCTAAAGGTGTTGAAATAGGTATTTTTGGAGATGTAATAAAAAAAGAAGACTTTACCTTTGAATTGGGTGTAAATTTTGCAACTTTAAGTAAAACTGTAGATGCAATTTATGGAGACATACAAGCAAGAGATTTAAGCACCTATACTACTAGCATGAGACTGCAAGAAAGAGTTGGTGAAGAATGGGGCTTATTTTACGGTACTGGTTTTGCATTAGATGAAAATGGAAACCGAATAATTAACGAAAGTAATGGTAGTTATTCTTACGCCCTACAAAACAACAAAAAACTTGGTTCACTATTACCTGACTTTACAGGAGGTTTAACAACAAACTTTACTTACAAAAACTTTAACCTAAGCCTTGGGTTTGATTTTCAAGTTGGAGGTCAATATTACTCAAGAACAGACAGATACTATATACACTCTGGTCTTTCTCCAGAAACAGCAGGTTTAAACGATAAAGGAAACCCAAAAAGAGATGCTGTTGCAGATGGAGGTGGAGTACATATAGTTGGGGTTTTACAAACAGGTACAGATGCAGAAGGAAATCCAATATCAGATGGTACAGTTGTAGACACGTACTATGATGCTCAAAGCTGGTATGGATTAGGTAACATTGGATTAGTATATGAAAACAACTTATATGATGCCTCTTATGCAAAATTGAGAACAATCAGACTAAATTATAATTTTGACAAATCAATAGCAGAAAAATTCAAATTAGATTCAGCTTCTATTAGTGTTTTTGCTAACAATGTTTGGCTAATTTATTCAGATCTACCTTGGGTAGATCCATCTGAGTTAGAAAAAAGATCTGGCTACAACTGGGCTGAAAATGGCACTTTACCAAGTACAAGAAACATAGGTTTAAACCTAAAATTAACATTTTAAAAATTAATAAAATGAAAAAAACAATAAAAATATTAACACTATTTATATTTTCTCTAACCATTTTCAATTCTTGTGACACAGTTGACTTTGGCGATATAAATGACAATCCTAATGGACCAACAGCTCCAATTACCTCTCAATTATTAACATCCGCACAATCTTCTGTACCTTCCTTAATTACAGATGTAACAGGCATATGCTATGTACAACATATTACAGAAGGCCAATACCCAGGACCATCTAGATATCAAACAACACAATTTTCTTATGATAGTTGGTACGTTGGACCAATTCAAAATTTAAACAAAATTATTGAAGTAAATGAAGATCCTGAGCAAGCTGAATCTGTTGGAGCTTATGGAAATAATGATAATCAAATTGCTGTTTCTAAAATCTTAAGAGCCTATTTCTTGAATTATATGACAGACAGATGGGGTTATTTACCTTGGACAGAAGCTTTTCAAGGAGTACAAGGAACACAGCCAAAATTTGATTCTCAAGAATTCTTATATAATTATATTTTTGATGAATTAAATGACGCACTAGGAAGAATTAATTCAGGTGCAGGACCTTCAGGAGATGTTATGTTTAGTGGAGATATGGATAAATGGGCAACTTTTGCTAATACTTTAAAATTAGTACTAGCATTAAGAGTATCTGATGTAGATGCTGATTTAGCAAAAACAAATTTTGAATCTGCAATAGCATCAGGAAAAGTAATTTCTTCTAATGCTAACAATGTTGTATTTACATTTGGCTCTGATGATAATAGTGATAATCCTTGGGAAGATAGATTTGAAAGCAGAGAAGATTATATAATGTCAGAAACTTTAATGGAAGAGTTACGTTCGGAATTAGACCCTAGAATATTTAAATATTCACAACCTTCAAGAACTGGTTCAACTTCAAGTCCAGCTTTCCCTGGAGACATAGATGAAAAATATGTAGGCGGCCCAAATGGAAAGGTAAATGGTAATGTTCCTGATTATTCATTTATCTCAGGTACTGTAATTGATGACCAAACATATCAAATACCAATGTTTACTTATGCTCAAGTTAAATTTTCATTAGCAGAAGTTTCATTAAGATTCCCGACCTGGAATTTTGGAAGCGGCACTACAGCTTCATTATTTCAAGAAGGTATAGAAGCATCTATGGAACAATGGGAAGTTGACACTGCAGATATTACAGACTATGTAGCATCACATACAAGTTCTACTATTACAGACATTGCATACGAAAAATGGGTAGCTTTATTTTTAAATGGACCAGAAGCTTGGGCAGAATGGAGAAGACTTGATGCACCAACACTAACTCCATCAATCTATGCCACTGATCAAAGAATACCAGTAAGACACGGATATGACACCTCTATACAAGACAATAATGCAGAAAATTATGCAACTGCAGTTGCCGAACAAGGACCAGATACAAACCATACAAAACTATGGTGGGATATAAATTAAAACCTCATAAAAATTAATTAAAAGCACTTCTATAGAAGTGCTTTTTTATTTTAAAATAACTCATCAAATTGATAGAAAAAAACTAAAAAAAACAGAAAAACAATATTATAATTAGTTAAAAAATAAATTTGACATTATTAACAGAACTTTATTGATATATTAACATTAATTAACAAACTCTTGGTTTTTTTTTGTTAAATAATTGTTTTTTTAAGTTTAATTTAAGACTTTTGGCACTAATTAATTCAAATAATTATACAAATGAAGACAAAGTTTAATGGAATTTTAACGCTTTTTTTAGCGTTAGTGGTGCAAATTTCTTTTGCGCAAGAAAAAACTGTTTCTGGAACTGTTTCTGATGATTCAGGTGCTTTACCAGGAGTAAGTATTTTAATTAAAGGTACCAATAAAGGTACTGATACAGATTTTGACGGTAAGTATACTATTAAAGCTAACACAGGTGATGTTTTAGTTTTTAGTTACCTTGGTTATGAATCTGTTGAAAAAACAGTTGGATCTAAAAGCACTATTAATGTTACTCTTACAGAGGGTGGTGAAATTTTAGATGAAATTGTAATTACAGGGGTTGCAGGTGCAACTAGCAGAAAGAAATTATCTGTAACTGTAAATAAAATTAGTGAAAAAGATTTAGAGAACATTCCTACTACTTCTGCAGCTAATGCATTACAAGGAAAAGTAGCTGGGGTTACTGTAACAAACTTTGGTCAACCTGGTCAAGGAGCAACAATTCAATTAAGAGGTGCTACAAACATTTTTGGTAGCCAATCTCCTTTAGTAATTGTAGATGGTGTTATTGTTGAAAACGGATTACAGGATATTAACTCAGATGATATTGCATCTTACGAAGTTGTAAAAGGAGCTTC contains:
- a CDS encoding SusC/RagA family TonB-linked outer membrane protein; translated protein: MKTTFKEILTLLLVLVVHTKILAQEKTVSGTVSEETGPLPSVSVSIKGTGKGTETDFDGKFTIIAKPGDILSFSYVGYKTIEKTIGSSSIINVTMIEDSSVLEEIVVTAYGIKREKKSIGYAQQTVKGDAIGKAREMDISNSIAGKISGVQIVGNNSSTFGTSEIKLRGEDNVLYVVDGIRITDITDINPDNVASMSVLKGGSATALYGPDGVNGVVVITTKKGEKGKATFQINHATSFNTVTNLPEYQNEYGGGYSQTFNTFSYDPTIDPVSWAAFDGQKIVEYYADESWGPKLDGTLVRHWDSWIEDSPEFGQLRAWSPTPNDVDHFFSTGITNNTTFSFSKADEDYSIRTSLTYIDQEGVVPNSKQETTRALINTSYKISDKFEIFGNLNYESRGRLNNPDQNYGNLGSNFNQWWQRQLDFSKLREYELNGQVYSWNIKGVRDTAPLYWDMPYFESYENIRNDDKTSFFGKIGGTYTFNDKLSVLVEGRSTFNSYFSDDRGTTKSQLVTPFYTEYTSRRKRNEVFGMLTYTDEYLNGNIDITANIGAETTDYFFRSIDSDTSGGLTIPDFYNLAGSKDAVTTTSYTSEWKSRGLFTKVSLGYKDLAYLDGSYRFDWRSTANPDNNRVDTYGVSGSFLAHKIIPKNDILTFAKARVGISTSPLFPTVYQISAVYDVSDPLYQGEGTMLVDDTQANSELTGGLREEMEIGTELNLFNNRISLDFTYFNRKDKEIPVSVDLDGATGYSNTYVNAGQTTSKGVEIGIFGDVIKKEDFTFELGVNFATLSKTVDAIYGDIQARDLSTYTTSMRLQERVGEEWGLFYGTGFALDENGNRIINESNGSYSYALQNNKKLGSLLPDFTGGLTTNFTYKNFNLSLGFDFQVGGQYYSRTDRYYIHSGLSPETAGLNDKGNPKRDAVADGGGVHIVGVLQTGTDAEGNPISDGTVVDTYYDAQSWYGLGNIGLVYENNLYDASYAKLRTIRLNYNFDKSIAEKFKLDSASISVFANNVWLIYSDLPWVDPSELEKRSGYNWAENGTLPSTRNIGLNLKLTF
- a CDS encoding SusD/RagB family nutrient-binding outer membrane lipoprotein; this encodes MKKTIKILTLFIFSLTIFNSCDTVDFGDINDNPNGPTAPITSQLLTSAQSSVPSLITDVTGICYVQHITEGQYPGPSRYQTTQFSYDSWYVGPIQNLNKIIEVNEDPEQAESVGAYGNNDNQIAVSKILRAYFLNYMTDRWGYLPWTEAFQGVQGTQPKFDSQEFLYNYIFDELNDALGRINSGAGPSGDVMFSGDMDKWATFANTLKLVLALRVSDVDADLAKTNFESAIASGKVISSNANNVVFTFGSDDNSDNPWEDRFESREDYIMSETLMEELRSELDPRIFKYSQPSRTGSTSSPAFPGDIDEKYVGGPNGKVNGNVPDYSFISGTVIDDQTYQIPMFTYAQVKFSLAEVSLRFPTWNFGSGTTASLFQEGIEASMEQWEVDTADITDYVASHTSSTITDIAYEKWVALFLNGPEAWAEWRRLDAPTLTPSIYATDQRIPVRHGYDTSIQDNNAENYATAVAEQGPDTNHTKLWWDIN